From the Desulfosarcina sp. BuS5 genome, one window contains:
- a CDS encoding AAA family ATPase, whose protein sequence is MKYPYGISDFSSIILEKYFYCDKTNKIPLLENIKSQLFIRPRRFGKSLVLSMLENYYDVAKKDEFEAIFGDLKIGKNPTELRNSYFILRFDFSCVDPTGSAEDVKRALFNHINVRIDGFYKFYNYKGFEIPNIEINREDALYSIDSLIASIRMTPYPIYLLIDEYDNFANTVMMGVQSSEGRYKALVHEEGPLRTFFKAVKASTSGSMFDRVFITGVSPVVMSDITSGYNIAKNIYFEPEFNDLCGFKQNEIENVLKDIVDKCGFEKEKAREAASLMQTYYNGYTFSHTTDEQIYNPTLSLYFFEQFEKMCSYPRKMLDSNLAVDEAKLEYIAQIPRGKDLLMNLVQKDQDVVISDIEDRFGLKDMLTDKSRDNTFLVSFLYYFGVLTIAGDTEDLKVILKVPNLVMQSLYVERVQKMLLPEPDDRDDGKLAAEKIYQKGDMAPLCRFMEERYFKVFHNRDYRWANELTLKTAFLTLLYNDIIYIMDSEKEIDRRYADLTMIIRPDKRYGNVFDVLIEFKFVKLKNAGLSAEQAKKLSKDELYQVPEIVMQMEDGKKQVKEYGEKLEQRHGNLRLKKFVVVALGFERICFYRL, encoded by the coding sequence ATGAAATATCCATACGGTATTTCTGATTTTAGTAGTATTATTTTGGAAAAATATTTTTATTGCGATAAAACAAATAAAATACCTTTGCTTGAAAATATAAAATCTCAACTTTTTATCCGGCCAAGACGTTTTGGCAAAAGCCTTGTGCTTTCAATGCTGGAAAACTATTATGATGTGGCAAAAAAGGATGAATTTGAAGCGATCTTTGGTGATTTAAAAATCGGGAAAAACCCCACAGAATTGCGTAATTCATATTTTATTTTGAGATTTGATTTTTCGTGTGTTGATCCCACAGGAAGCGCTGAAGATGTGAAAAGGGCTCTTTTTAATCATATTAATGTACGAATTGATGGATTTTATAAATTTTATAATTATAAAGGGTTTGAAATTCCAAATATTGAAATTAATCGGGAAGACGCCCTTTATTCGATCGATTCTCTTATTGCTTCAATCCGCATGACTCCATACCCGATTTATCTGCTTATAGATGAGTATGATAATTTTGCAAATACAGTTATGATGGGGGTTCAAAGCTCTGAAGGCAGATATAAAGCGCTTGTGCATGAAGAGGGTCCTCTTAGAACTTTTTTTAAAGCAGTAAAAGCATCAACTTCAGGTTCTATGTTTGACCGTGTGTTTATTACAGGGGTTTCGCCTGTTGTTATGAGCGATATTACAAGCGGGTATAATATTGCAAAGAATATTTACTTTGAGCCGGAGTTTAATGATCTGTGCGGGTTTAAGCAGAATGAAATTGAGAATGTACTCAAAGATATTGTTGATAAATGCGGTTTTGAAAAAGAAAAAGCCCGGGAAGCTGCAAGTTTAATGCAGACATATTATAATGGTTATACTTTTTCTCATACAACAGATGAACAAATTTATAATCCAACGCTTTCTTTGTATTTTTTTGAACAGTTTGAAAAAATGTGCAGCTATCCGAGAAAAATGCTGGATTCAAACCTTGCAGTAGATGAGGCAAAGCTTGAGTATATTGCTCAGATTCCCCGTGGAAAAGATCTTTTAATGAACTTGGTGCAAAAAGATCAAGATGTTGTAATATCAGATATTGAAGATCGTTTTGGACTTAAAGATATGCTGACGGATAAATCCCGCGACAATACATTTTTAGTCTCTTTTCTTTATTATTTCGGAGTACTCACCATTGCAGGTGATACAGAAGATCTAAAGGTAATCTTAAAAGTTCCCAATCTCGTTATGCAAAGTCTATATGTGGAGCGGGTTCAAAAAATGCTTTTGCCGGAGCCTGATGACAGGGATGATGGAAAACTTGCCGCAGAAAAGATCTATCAAAAAGGGGATATGGCTCCTTTGTGTAGATTCATGGAGGAGAGATATTTCAAGGTTTTTCATAACAGGGATTACAGATGGGCAAATGAGCTGACACTAAAAACAGCATTCCTGACACTGCTTTACAACGATATTATCTATATCATGGATTCTGAAAAAGAGATTGACCGCAGATATGCAGATCTGACCATGATCATCAGGCCGGATAAAAGATACGGCAACGTATTTGATGTTTTGATTGAGTTTAAGTTTGTAAAGCTTAAAAATGCAGGATTAAGCGCTGAACAGGCGAAAAAGCTGTCTAAAGATGAGCTGTATCAGGTACCTGAAATTGTAATGCAAATGGAAGATGGTAAAAAACAGGTAAAAGAGTATGGTGAAAAACTTGAACAAAGGCATGGTAACCTGCGGCTCAAAAAATTTGTAGTGGTGGCATTGGGATTTGAGAGGATATGTTTTTATAGACTTTAA
- a CDS encoding AAA family ATPase — MKYPYGISDFSSIILEKYFYCDKTDKIPLLENTKSQLFIRPRRFGKSLVLSMLENYYDVAKKDEFEAIFGDLKIGKNPTELRNSYFILRFDFSCVDPTGSAEDVKRALFNHINGCIEEFYAFYKYKGYELPQIKVNFDDALYSLKSLVSASRMTPYPVYLLIDEYDNFANTVMMGVQSSEGRYKALVHEEGPLRTFFKAVKASTSSSMFDRVFITGVSPVVMSDITSGYNIAKNIYFEPEFNDLCGFKQNEIENVLKDIVDKCGFEKEKAWEAASLMQTYYNGYTFSHTTDEQIYNPTLSLYFFEQFEKMCSYPRKMLDSNLAVDEAKLEYIAQIPRGRDLLMNLVQKDQDVVISDIEDRFGLKDMLTDKSRDNTFLVSFLYYFGVLTIAGDTEDLKVILKVPNLVMQSLYVERVQKMLLPEPDDRDDGKLAAEKIYQKGDMAPLCRFMEERYFKVFHNRDYRWANELTLKTAFLTLLYNDIIYIMDSEKEIDRRYADLTMIIRPDKRYGNVFDVLIEFKFVKLKNAGLSAEQAKKLSKDELYQVPEIVMQMEDGKKQVKEYGEKLEQRHGNLRLKKFVVVALGFERICFYRL; from the coding sequence ATGAAATATCCATACGGTATTTCTGATTTTAGTAGTATTATTTTGGAAAAATATTTTTATTGCGATAAAACAGATAAAATACCTCTGCTTGAAAATACAAAATCCCAACTCTTTATCCGTCCCAGACGTTTTGGCAAAAGCCTTGTGCTTTCAATGCTGGAAAACTATTATGATGTGGCAAAAAAGGATGAATTTGAAGCGATTTTTGGTGATTTAAAAATCGGGAAAAATCCCACAGAATTGCGTAATTCATATTTTATTTTGAGATTTGATTTTTCGTGTGTTGATCCCACAGGAAGCGCTGAAGATGTGAAAAGGGCTCTTTTTAATCATATTAACGGTTGTATTGAAGAATTTTATGCTTTTTATAAATATAAAGGGTATGAATTACCTCAAATAAAAGTCAATTTTGACGATGCTCTATACTCTTTAAAATCTCTTGTCAGCGCTTCCCGCATGACCCCATATCCTGTATATCTTCTAATAGATGAGTATGATAATTTTGCCAATACAGTAATGATGGGAGTTCAGAGCTCTGAAGGCAGGTACAAAGCGCTTGTGCATGAAGAGGGTCCTCTTAGAACTTTTTTTAAAGCAGTAAAAGCATCAACTTCAAGTTCCATGTTTGACCGTGTTTTTATAACAGGGGTTTCACCTGTTGTTATGAGCGATATTACAAGCGGGTATAATATTGCAAAGAATATTTACTTTGAGCCGGAGTTTAATGACCTGTGCGGGTTTAAGCAGAATGAAATTGAGAATGTACTCAAAGATATTGTTGATAAATGCGGTTTTGAAAAAGAAAAAGCCTGGGAAGCTGCAAGTTTAATGCAGACTTACTATAATGGTTATACTTTTTCTCATACAACAGATGAACAAATTTATAATCCAACGCTTTCTTTGTATTTTTTTGAACAGTTTGAAAAAATGTGCAGCTATCCGAGAAAAATGCTGGACTCAAACCTTGCAGTAGATGAGGCAAAGCTTGAGTATATTGCTCAGATTCCCCGTGGAAGAGATCTTTTAATGAACCTGGTGCAAAAAGATCAAGATGTTGTAATATCAGATATTGAAGATCGTTTTGGACTTAAAGATATGCTGACGGATAAATCCCGCGACAATACATTTTTAGTCTCTTTTCTTTATTATTTCGGAGTACTCACCATTGCAGGTGATACAGAAGATCTAAAGGTAATCTTAAAAGTTCCCAATCTCGTTATGCAAAGTCTATATGTGGAGCGGGTTCAAAAAATGCTTTTGCCGGAGCCTGATGACAGGGATGATGGAAAACTTGCCGCAGAAAAGATCTATCAAAAAGGGGATATGGCTCCTTTGTGTAGATTCATGGAGGAGAGATATTTCAAGGTTTTTCATAACAGGGATTACAGATGGGCAAATGAGCTGACACTAAAAACAGCATTCCTGACACTGCTTTACAACGATATTATCTATATCATGGATTCTGAAAAAGAGATTGACCGCAGATATGCAGATCTGACCATGATCATCAGGCCGGATAAAAGATACGGCAACGTATTTGATGTTTTGATTGAGTTTAAGTTTGTAAAGCTTAAAAATGCAGGATTAAGCGCTGAACAGGCGAAAAAGCTGTCTAAAGATGAGCTGTATCAGGTACCTGAAATTGTAATGCAAATGGAAGATGGTAAAAAACAGGTAAAAGAGTATGGTGAAAAACTTGAACAAAGGCATGGTAACCTGCGGCTCAAAAAATTTGTAGTGGTGGCATTGGGATTTGAGAGGATATGTTTTTATAGACTTTAA
- a CDS encoding tetratricopeptide repeat protein has protein sequence MFHIKKLLEANPTDIETLLILGQICESLKKVDDAMVFYNKVLEIDQGNAYAIERLREVQKM, from the coding sequence GTGTTTCATATAAAAAAGCTTTTAGAAGCCAATCCAACCGATATTGAAACTTTGCTTATTCTGGGGCAGATATGTGAGTCACTTAAAAAGGTTGATGATGCAATGGTGTTTTACAACAAGGTGCTGGAAATTGATCAGGGCAATGCATATGCGATTGAAAGGCTTCGTGAAGTGCAGAAGATGTAA
- a CDS encoding AAA family ATPase, with the protein MKYPYGISDFSSIILEKYFYCDKTDKIPLLENTKSQLFIRPRRFGKSLVLSMLENYYDVAKKDEFEAIFGDLKIGKNPTELRNSYFILRFDFSCVDPTGSAEDVKRALFNHINVRIDGFYKFYNYKGFEIPNIEINREDALYSIDSLIASIRMTPYPIYLLIDEYDNFANTVMMGVQSSEGRYKALVHEEGPLRTFFKAVKASTSSSMFDRVFITGVSPVVMSDITSGYNIAENIYFEPEFNDLCGFKHNEIEYVLKKIVDKCGFEKEKAREAASLMKTYYNGYTFSHTADEQIYNPTLCLYFFKQFEKRCSYPRKMLDSNLAVDEAKLEYIAQIPRGRDLLMNLVQKDQDVVISDIEDRFGLKDMLTDKSRDNTFLVSFLYYFGVLTIAGDTEDMEVILKVPNLVMQSLYVERVQKMLLPEPDDRDDGKDAAKKVYQKGDMAPLCRFMEERYFKVFHNRDYRWTNELTLKTAFLTLLYNDIIYIMDSEKEIDRRYADLTMIIRPDKRYGNVFDVLIEFKFVKLKNAGLSAEQAKKLSKDELYQVPEIVMQMEDGKKQVKEYGEKLEQRHGNLRLQKFVVVALGFERICFYRL; encoded by the coding sequence ATGAAATATCCATACGGTATTTCTGATTTTAGTAGTATTATTTTGGAAAAATATTTTTATTGCGATAAAACAGATAAAATACCTCTGCTTGAAAATACAAAATCCCAACTCTTTATCCGTCCCAGACGTTTTGGCAAAAGCCTTGTGCTTTCAATGCTGGAAAACTATTATGATGTGGCAAAAAAGGATGAATTTGAAGCGATCTTTGGTGATTTAAAAATCGGGAAAAACCCCACAGAATTGCGTAATTCATATTTTATTTTGAGATTTGATTTTTCGTGTGTTGATCCCACAGGAAGCGCTGAAGATGTGAAAAGGGCTCTTTTTAATCATATTAATGTACGAATTGATGGATTTTATAAATTTTATAATTACAAAGGGTTTGAAATTCCAAATATTGAAATTAATCGGGAAGACGCCCTTTATTCGATCGATTCTCTTATTGCTTCAATCCGCATGACTCCATACCCGATTTATCTGCTTATAGATGAGTATGATAATTTTGCAAATACAGTTATGATGGGGGTTCAAAGCTCTGAAGGCAGATATAAAGCGCTTGTGCATGAAGAGGGTCCTCTTAGAACTTTTTTTAAAGCAGTAAAAGCCTCAACCTCAAGCTCTATGTTTGACCGTGTGTTTATTACAGGGGTTTCACCTGTTGTTATGAGCGATATTACAAGCGGGTATAATATTGCTGAGAATATCTATTTTGAACCTGAGTTTAATGATCTGTGCGGGTTTAAGCATAATGAAATTGAATATGTACTCAAAAAGATTGTTGATAAATGCGGTTTTGAAAAAGAAAAAGCCCGGGAAGCTGCAAGTTTAATGAAGACTTATTATAATGGTTATACCTTTTCCCATACAGCAGATGAACAAATTTATAACCCAACTCTTTGTTTATATTTTTTTAAACAGTTTGAAAAAAGATGCAGCTATCCGAGAAAAATGCTGGATTCAAACCTTGCAGTAGATGAGGCAAAGCTTGAGTATATTGCTCAGATTCCCCGTGGAAGAGATCTTTTAATGAACCTGGTGCAAAAAGATCAAGATGTTGTAATATCAGATATTGAAGATCGTTTTGGACTTAAAGATATGCTGACGGATAAATCCCGCGACAATACATTTTTAGTCTCTTTTCTTTATTATTTCGGAGTACTCACCATTGCAGGTGATACTGAAGATATGGAAGTTATTTTAAAAGTTCCCAATCTCGTTATGCAAAGTCTATATGTGGAGCGGGTTCAAAAAATGCTTTTGCCGGAGCCTGATGACAGGGATGATGGTAAAGATGCTGCAAAAAAAGTATATCAAAAAGGGGATATGGCTCCTTTGTGCAGGTTTATGGAAGAGAGATATTTCAAGGTTTTTCATAACAGGGATTACAGGTGGACAAATGAACTGACACTAAAGACAGCATTCCTGACACTGCTTTACAACGATATTATCTATATCATGGATTCTGAAAAAGAGATTGACCGACGCTATGCTGATCTAACCATGATCATCAGGCCGGATAAAAGATACGGCAACGTATTTGATGTTTTGATTGAGTTTAAGTTTGTAAAGCTTAAAAATGCAGGATTAAGCGCTGAACAGGCGAAAAAGCTGTCTAAAGATGAGCTGTATCAGGTACCTGAAATTGTAATGCAAATGGAAGATGGTAAAAAACAGGTAAAAGAGTATGGTGAAAAACTTGAACAAAGGCATGGTAACCTGCGGCTGCAAAAATTTGTAGTAGTGGCATTGGGATTTGAGAGGATATGCTTTTATAGACTTTAA
- a CDS encoding AAA family ATPase — MKYPYGISDFKKINTKNYFYCDRTDKIPLLENSDFQLFIRPRRFGKSLVLSMLENYYDVAKKDEFEAIFGDLKIGKNPTEFRNSYFILRFDFSCVDPTGSAEDVKRALFNHINGCIEEFYAFYKYKGYELPQIKVNFDDALYSLKSLVSASRMTPYPVYLLIDEYDNFANTVMMGVQSSEGRYKALVHEEGPLRTFFKAVKSSTSSSMFDRVFITGVSPVVMSDITSGYNIAENIYFEPEFNDLCGFKHNEIEDVLKNIVDKCGFEKEKAREAASLMKTYYNGYTFSHTADEQIYNPTLCLYFFKQFEKRCSYPRKILDSNLAVDEAKLEYIAQIPRGRDLLMNLVQKDQDVVISDIEDRFGLKDMLTDKSRDNTFLVSFLYYFGVLTIAGDTEDLKVILKVPNLVMQSLYVERVQKMLLPEPDDRDDGKLAAEKIYQKGDMAPLCRFMEERYFKVFHNRDYRWANELTLKTAFLTLLYNDIIYIMDSEKEIDRRYADLTMIIRPDKRYGNVFDVLIEFKFVKLKNAGLSAEQAKKLSKDELYQVPEIVMQMEDGKKQVKEYGEKLEQRHGNLRLKKFVVVALGFERICFYRL, encoded by the coding sequence ATGAAATATCCATACGGTATATCTGATTTTAAAAAGATTAATACTAAAAATTATTTTTACTGTGATAGAACAGATAAAATACCTCTGCTTGAAAATTCGGATTTTCAACTCTTTATTCGTCCCAGGCGTTTTGGTAAAAGCCTTGTGCTCTCCATGCTGGAAAACTATTATGATGTGGCAAAAAAGGATGAATTTGAAGCGATTTTTGGTGATTTAAAAATCGGGAAAAATCCCACAGAATTCCGTAATTCATATTTTATTTTGAGATTTGATTTTTCGTGTGTTGATCCCACAGGAAGCGCTGAAGATGTGAAAAGGGCTCTTTTTAATCATATTAACGGTTGTATTGAAGAATTTTATGCTTTTTATAAATATAAAGGGTATGAATTACCTCAAATAAAAGTCAATTTTGATGATGCTCTATACTCTTTAAAATCTCTTGTCAGCGCTTCCCGCATGACCCCATATCCTGTATATCTTCTAATAGATGAGTATGATAATTTTGCAAATACAGTAATGATGGGGGTTCAAAGCTCTGAAGGCAGGTACAAAGCTCTTGTGCATGAAGAGGGTCCTCTTAGAACTTTTTTTAAAGCAGTAAAATCCTCAACTTCAAGCTCCATGTTTGACCGTGTGTTTATTACAGGGGTTTCACCTGTTGTTATGAGCGATATTACAAGCGGGTATAATATTGCTGAAAATATTTATTTTGAACCTGAGTTTAATGATCTGTGCGGGTTTAAGCATAATGAAATTGAGGATGTACTCAAAAATATTGTTGATAAATGCGGTTTTGAAAAAGAAAAAGCCCGGGAAGCTGCAAGTTTAATGAAGACTTATTATAATGGTTATACCTTTTCCCATACAGCAGATGAACAAATTTATAACCCAACTCTTTGTTTATATTTTTTTAAACAGTTTGAAAAAAGATGCAGCTACCCGAGAAAAATACTGGACTCAAACCTTGCAGTAGATGAGGCAAAGCTTGAGTATATTGCTCAGATTCCCCGTGGAAGAGATCTTTTAATGAACCTGGTGCAAAAAGATCAAGATGTTGTAATATCAGATATTGAAGATCGTTTTGGACTTAAAGATATGCTGACGGATAAATCCCGCGACAATACATTTTTAGTCTCTTTTCTTTATTATTTCGGAGTACTCACCATTGCAGGTGATACAGAAGATCTAAAGGTAATCTTAAAAGTTCCCAATCTCGTTATGCAAAGTCTATATGTGGAGCGGGTTCAAAAAATGCTTTTGCCGGAGCCTGATGACAGGGATGATGGAAAACTTGCCGCAGAAAAGATCTATCAAAAAGGGGATATGGCTCCTTTGTGCAGGTTTATGGAAGAGAGATATTTCAAGGTTTTTCATAACAGGGATTACAGATGGGCAAATGAGCTGACACTAAAAACAGCATTCCTGACACTGCTTTACAACGATATTATCTATATCATGGATTCTGAAAAAGAGATTGACCGCAGATATGCAGATCTGACCATGATCATCAGGCCGGATAAAAGATACGGCAACGTATTTGATGTTTTGATTGAGTTTAAGTTTGTAAAGCTTAAAAATGCAGGATTAAGCGCTGAACAGGCGAAAAAGCTGTCTAAAGATGAGCTGTATCAGGTACCTGAAATTGTAATGCAAATGGAAGATGGTAAAAAACAGGTAAAAGAGTATGGTGAAAAACTTGAACAAAGGCATGGTAACCTGCGGCTCAAAAAATTTGTAGTGGTGGCATTGGGATTTGAGAGGATATGTTTTTATAGACTTTAA